The following proteins are encoded in a genomic region of Sylvia atricapilla isolate bSylAtr1 chromosome 14, bSylAtr1.pri, whole genome shotgun sequence:
- the SIMC1 gene encoding SUMO-interacting motif-containing protein 1 isoform X2: protein MDDDVVLVSDSDSDIIDLTCEDINTNSTLLSSLDTIDLTKDMCSPLHSTLGATQNPRNAAPAACMSHPQLCPTAEKTQAAAKPAPASHSSHVKLSSTVVPAEIMENCSCLSPVSRRRSWSSEQDYSTTAFNSNLDSQSDSDCLSPSPPSLESNRSWRADGPEEDPPQPCQERNFPPRLSPAPIPVTPGKAQKVLLETSGFPPHQPIQQATPARTDADSKARLDKLHNFSRSGVQHLFLQGIEANRETQQKPGLIPSMKLSMVHTTMEENILEGTLYFLNEFVSCQHCPPKEIISHLIKQMLSDTHEGEILNDIYMLLLKIQMLHPANITTVGWDWTLVKFIMEDEEKPPGRLLFLQYVVQTLEDDFQHNLKSHQLQKSIAKKVLSCDLYFNNVKEVVKWLVAAVTGVGFSQPQEQLQEARAEHSSSSPRLASTQTAQTDQAQTAFFAQKTMLLLQRMLSMAVEVDRSPNCSSRKIADDIFLFILHIPQRNQREALLNTMESQLLRCRLLELLFQHSCDVPTASSMSLDKILYFLSHSSVLPQFQDATATWQRWDEMLQYLSLLLLSYQSVKLEHLRTSVTDRMDLIAQKAKPRLQDSDDISQLDIQLKMNNFINRMQKTLGQPFPPQIQEKLFMLQELFFIVIAA, encoded by the exons gacATCATTGACCTGACCTGTGAGGACATAAACACGAACTCGACACTGTTGAGCAGCCTCGACACCATCGACCTGACTAAGGACATGTGCAGCCCTCTCCACTCCACCCTTGGTGCTACCCAGAACCCCAGAAatgctgccccagcagcatgCATGTCCCATCCCCAACTCTGCCCCACCGCAGaaaaaacacaggcagcagcaaaacctGCACCAGCATCACACAGCAGTCACGTGAAGCTCAGTTCCACCGTGGTCCCAGCAGAAATCATGGAGAACTGCAGCTGCCTTTCTCCTGTCTCTAGGCGCCGTagctggagctcagagcaggatTACAGCACTACTGCCTTTAACAGCAACTTGGACTCACAGTCAGACTCAGACTGCCTGTCTCCATCTCcccccagcctggagagcaACAGGAGCTGGAGAGCTGATGGCCCAGAGGAGGatcctccccagccctgccaggaaaGGAACTTCCCcccaaggctgagccctgcccctATTCCTGTTACACCAGGAAAGGCTCAAAAGGTTTTGCTGGAAACGAGTGGCTTCCCACCACACCAACCAATCCAGCAAGCCACCCCAGCCAGGACTGATGCTGACagcaaggccaggctggataaaCTGCACAATTTCAGCAGAAGTGGAGTCCAGCACCTCTTCCTCCAAGGCATAGAAGCCAACAGGGAAACACAGCAG AAACCTGGACTCATCCCCAGCATGAAGCTGAGCATGGTGCACACCACCATGGAGGAGAACATCCTGGAGGGCACCTTGTATTTCCTGAACGAGTTTGTCTCCTGCCAGCACTGTCCCCCCAAAGAAATCATCTCCCACCTGATCAAACAGATGCTGTCAGACACCCATGAAGGGGAGATCCTGAATGACATCtacatgctgctgctgaagatcCAAAT GCTCCATCCAGCCAACATCACCACGGTGGGATGGGACTGGACACTGGTGAAATTCATCATGGAGGACGAG GAGAAGCCCCCCGGACGGCTCCTCTTCCTGCAGTACGTGGTACAGACCCTGGAGGATGACTTCCAGCACAATCTGAAGTCACACCAGCTGCAGAAGTCAATTGCCAAGAAGGTGCTTTCATGTGACTTGTACTTCAACAATGTCAA ggaagtggtcaaGTGGTTGGTGGCAGCAGTTACAGGAGTCGGgttctcccagccccaggagcagctgcaagaAGCCAGGGCTGAACACAGCTCATCTTCACCAAGGCTGGCCAGCACTCAGACAGCTCAGACAGACCAGGCTCAGACAGCTTTCTTTGCCCAAAA GACGATGCTCCTGCTCCAGCGGATGTTGTCCATGGCAGTGGAAGTGGACAGATCTCCCAACTGCAGCTCCCGTAAGATTGCAGATGACATATTCCTGTTCATACTGCATATCCCCCAGAGGAACCAAAG GGAAGCTTTATTAAACACCATGGAGAGCCAGCTCCTGCGCTGCAGACTGCTGGAGCTTTTATTCCAGCACAGTTGTGATGTGCCCACAGCCTCATCTATGTCTCTGGACAAGATCCTGTATTTCCTGAGCcactcctctgtgctgccacaaTTCCAG GATGCAACAGCAACATGGCAAAGGTGGGATGAGATGCTGCAGTACTTGAGTTTGCTGTTGCTGAGTTACCAAAGTGTAAAACTGG AGCACCTGCGGACCTCCGTCACTGACCGGATGGATCTGATCGCTCAGAAAGCCAAGCCCAGGCTCCAGGACAGTGATGACATCAGCCAGCTGGACATTCAGCTGAAGATGAACAACTTCATCAACAGAATGCAGAAGACCCTGGGACAGCCTTTCCCCCCGCAAATCCAGGAGAAACTGTTCATGCTGCAGGAGTTGTTCTTCATTGTCATTGCTGCCTGA
- the SIMC1 gene encoding SUMO-interacting motif-containing protein 1 isoform X1, with product MDDDVVLVSDSDSDIIDLTCEDINTNSTLLSSLDTIDLTKDMCSPLHSTLGATQNPRNAAPAACMSHPQLCPTAEKTQAAAKPAPASHSSHVKLSSTVVPAEIMENCSCLSPVSRRRSWSSEQDYSTTAFNSNLDSQSDSDCLSPSPPSLESNRSWRADGPEEDPPQPCQERNFPPRLSPAPIPVTPGKAQKVLLETSGFPPHQPIQQATPARTDADSKARLDKLHNFSRSGVQHLFLQGIEANRETQQKPGLIPSMKLSMVHTTMEENILEGTLYFLNEFVSCQHCPPKEIISHLIKQMLSDTHEGEILNDIYMLLLKIQMLHPANITTVGWDWTLVKFIMEDEEKPPGRLLFLQYVVQTLEDDFQHNLKSHQLQKSIAKKVLSCDLYFNNVKEVVKWLVAAVTGVGFSQPQEQLQEARAEHSSSSPRLASTQTAQTDQAQTAFFAQKTMLLLQRMLSMAVEVDRSPNCSSRKIADDIFLFILHIPQRNQREALLNTMESQLLRCRLLELLFQHSCDVPTASSMSLDKILYFLSHSSVLPQFQDATATWQRWDEMLQYLSLLLLSYQSVKLALPVALWDPSQQLGQPFGCCLSPPAFLLTEHLRTSVTDRMDLIAQKAKPRLQDSDDISQLDIQLKMNNFINRMQKTLGQPFPPQIQEKLFMLQELFFIVIAA from the exons gacATCATTGACCTGACCTGTGAGGACATAAACACGAACTCGACACTGTTGAGCAGCCTCGACACCATCGACCTGACTAAGGACATGTGCAGCCCTCTCCACTCCACCCTTGGTGCTACCCAGAACCCCAGAAatgctgccccagcagcatgCATGTCCCATCCCCAACTCTGCCCCACCGCAGaaaaaacacaggcagcagcaaaacctGCACCAGCATCACACAGCAGTCACGTGAAGCTCAGTTCCACCGTGGTCCCAGCAGAAATCATGGAGAACTGCAGCTGCCTTTCTCCTGTCTCTAGGCGCCGTagctggagctcagagcaggatTACAGCACTACTGCCTTTAACAGCAACTTGGACTCACAGTCAGACTCAGACTGCCTGTCTCCATCTCcccccagcctggagagcaACAGGAGCTGGAGAGCTGATGGCCCAGAGGAGGatcctccccagccctgccaggaaaGGAACTTCCCcccaaggctgagccctgcccctATTCCTGTTACACCAGGAAAGGCTCAAAAGGTTTTGCTGGAAACGAGTGGCTTCCCACCACACCAACCAATCCAGCAAGCCACCCCAGCCAGGACTGATGCTGACagcaaggccaggctggataaaCTGCACAATTTCAGCAGAAGTGGAGTCCAGCACCTCTTCCTCCAAGGCATAGAAGCCAACAGGGAAACACAGCAG AAACCTGGACTCATCCCCAGCATGAAGCTGAGCATGGTGCACACCACCATGGAGGAGAACATCCTGGAGGGCACCTTGTATTTCCTGAACGAGTTTGTCTCCTGCCAGCACTGTCCCCCCAAAGAAATCATCTCCCACCTGATCAAACAGATGCTGTCAGACACCCATGAAGGGGAGATCCTGAATGACATCtacatgctgctgctgaagatcCAAAT GCTCCATCCAGCCAACATCACCACGGTGGGATGGGACTGGACACTGGTGAAATTCATCATGGAGGACGAG GAGAAGCCCCCCGGACGGCTCCTCTTCCTGCAGTACGTGGTACAGACCCTGGAGGATGACTTCCAGCACAATCTGAAGTCACACCAGCTGCAGAAGTCAATTGCCAAGAAGGTGCTTTCATGTGACTTGTACTTCAACAATGTCAA ggaagtggtcaaGTGGTTGGTGGCAGCAGTTACAGGAGTCGGgttctcccagccccaggagcagctgcaagaAGCCAGGGCTGAACACAGCTCATCTTCACCAAGGCTGGCCAGCACTCAGACAGCTCAGACAGACCAGGCTCAGACAGCTTTCTTTGCCCAAAA GACGATGCTCCTGCTCCAGCGGATGTTGTCCATGGCAGTGGAAGTGGACAGATCTCCCAACTGCAGCTCCCGTAAGATTGCAGATGACATATTCCTGTTCATACTGCATATCCCCCAGAGGAACCAAAG GGAAGCTTTATTAAACACCATGGAGAGCCAGCTCCTGCGCTGCAGACTGCTGGAGCTTTTATTCCAGCACAGTTGTGATGTGCCCACAGCCTCATCTATGTCTCTGGACAAGATCCTGTATTTCCTGAGCcactcctctgtgctgccacaaTTCCAG GATGCAACAGCAACATGGCAAAGGTGGGATGAGATGCTGCAGTACTTGAGTTTGCTGTTGCTGAGTTACCAAAGTGTAAAACTGG cactgcctgtggcACTCTGGGATCCATCCCAGCAGCTTGGGCAGCCCTTTGGGTGTTGCCTCTCCCCACCAGCATTTCTTCTTACAGAGCACCTGCGGACCTCCGTCACTGACCGGATGGATCTGATCGCTCAGAAAGCCAAGCCCAGGCTCCAGGACAGTGATGACATCAGCCAGCTGGACATTCAGCTGAAGATGAACAACTTCATCAACAGAATGCAGAAGACCCTGGGACAGCCTTTCCCCCCGCAAATCCAGGAGAAACTGTTCATGCTGCAGGAGTTGTTCTTCATTGTCATTGCTGCCTGA
- the SIMC1 gene encoding SUMO-interacting motif-containing protein 1 isoform X3 — protein MDDDVVLVSDSDSDIIDLTCEDINTNSTLLSSLDTIDLTKDMCSPLHSTLGATQNPRNAAPAACMSHPQLCPTAEKTQAAAKPAPASHSSHVKLSSTVVPAEIMENCSCLSPVSRRRSWSSEQDYSTTAFNSNLDSQSDSDCLSPSPPSLESNRSWRADGPEEDPPQPCQERNFPPRLSPAPIPVTPGKAQKVLLETSGFPPHQPIQQATPARTDADSKARLDKLHNFSRSGVQHLFLQGIEANRETQQKPGLIPSMKLSMVHTTMEENILEGTLYFLNEFVSCQHCPPKEIISHLIKQMLSDTHEGEILNDIYMLLLKIQMLHPANITTVGWDWTLVKFIMEDEEKPPGRLLFLQYVVQTLEDDFQHNLKSHQLQKSIAKKVLSCDLYFNNVKTMLLLQRMLSMAVEVDRSPNCSSRKIADDIFLFILHIPQRNQREALLNTMESQLLRCRLLELLFQHSCDVPTASSMSLDKILYFLSHSSVLPQFQDATATWQRWDEMLQYLSLLLLSYQSVKLALPVALWDPSQQLGQPFGCCLSPPAFLLTEHLRTSVTDRMDLIAQKAKPRLQDSDDISQLDIQLKMNNFINRMQKTLGQPFPPQIQEKLFMLQELFFIVIAA, from the exons gacATCATTGACCTGACCTGTGAGGACATAAACACGAACTCGACACTGTTGAGCAGCCTCGACACCATCGACCTGACTAAGGACATGTGCAGCCCTCTCCACTCCACCCTTGGTGCTACCCAGAACCCCAGAAatgctgccccagcagcatgCATGTCCCATCCCCAACTCTGCCCCACCGCAGaaaaaacacaggcagcagcaaaacctGCACCAGCATCACACAGCAGTCACGTGAAGCTCAGTTCCACCGTGGTCCCAGCAGAAATCATGGAGAACTGCAGCTGCCTTTCTCCTGTCTCTAGGCGCCGTagctggagctcagagcaggatTACAGCACTACTGCCTTTAACAGCAACTTGGACTCACAGTCAGACTCAGACTGCCTGTCTCCATCTCcccccagcctggagagcaACAGGAGCTGGAGAGCTGATGGCCCAGAGGAGGatcctccccagccctgccaggaaaGGAACTTCCCcccaaggctgagccctgcccctATTCCTGTTACACCAGGAAAGGCTCAAAAGGTTTTGCTGGAAACGAGTGGCTTCCCACCACACCAACCAATCCAGCAAGCCACCCCAGCCAGGACTGATGCTGACagcaaggccaggctggataaaCTGCACAATTTCAGCAGAAGTGGAGTCCAGCACCTCTTCCTCCAAGGCATAGAAGCCAACAGGGAAACACAGCAG AAACCTGGACTCATCCCCAGCATGAAGCTGAGCATGGTGCACACCACCATGGAGGAGAACATCCTGGAGGGCACCTTGTATTTCCTGAACGAGTTTGTCTCCTGCCAGCACTGTCCCCCCAAAGAAATCATCTCCCACCTGATCAAACAGATGCTGTCAGACACCCATGAAGGGGAGATCCTGAATGACATCtacatgctgctgctgaagatcCAAAT GCTCCATCCAGCCAACATCACCACGGTGGGATGGGACTGGACACTGGTGAAATTCATCATGGAGGACGAG GAGAAGCCCCCCGGACGGCTCCTCTTCCTGCAGTACGTGGTACAGACCCTGGAGGATGACTTCCAGCACAATCTGAAGTCACACCAGCTGCAGAAGTCAATTGCCAAGAAGGTGCTTTCATGTGACTTGTACTTCAACAATGTCAA GACGATGCTCCTGCTCCAGCGGATGTTGTCCATGGCAGTGGAAGTGGACAGATCTCCCAACTGCAGCTCCCGTAAGATTGCAGATGACATATTCCTGTTCATACTGCATATCCCCCAGAGGAACCAAAG GGAAGCTTTATTAAACACCATGGAGAGCCAGCTCCTGCGCTGCAGACTGCTGGAGCTTTTATTCCAGCACAGTTGTGATGTGCCCACAGCCTCATCTATGTCTCTGGACAAGATCCTGTATTTCCTGAGCcactcctctgtgctgccacaaTTCCAG GATGCAACAGCAACATGGCAAAGGTGGGATGAGATGCTGCAGTACTTGAGTTTGCTGTTGCTGAGTTACCAAAGTGTAAAACTGG cactgcctgtggcACTCTGGGATCCATCCCAGCAGCTTGGGCAGCCCTTTGGGTGTTGCCTCTCCCCACCAGCATTTCTTCTTACAGAGCACCTGCGGACCTCCGTCACTGACCGGATGGATCTGATCGCTCAGAAAGCCAAGCCCAGGCTCCAGGACAGTGATGACATCAGCCAGCTGGACATTCAGCTGAAGATGAACAACTTCATCAACAGAATGCAGAAGACCCTGGGACAGCCTTTCCCCCCGCAAATCCAGGAGAAACTGTTCATGCTGCAGGAGTTGTTCTTCATTGTCATTGCTGCCTGA
- the KIAA1191 gene encoding putative monooxygenase p33MONOX, with protein sequence MSSGQPDAPALEPGGGPRSGRMSLPLGVPRRAFSYDDALEDTAPMTPPPADLCASVLWKQPVIPERKYQELSKDDEGDANTKPVITPSSSTESVNKVPVVKAKATHVIMNSLITKQTQESIQRFEQQAGLREAGYTPHKGLTTEETKYHRVAEAVHNLKMQNGETTKDDKQNSSAQSTPSSTPHSSPSHKKRGWFSQGSSTSITGSDFAMEGGADRLSSERWSFFGPRAVQKSASDAGGFTIQSYKGAQKPSPMELMRAQATRMTEDSVTFKPPKMDIPGTDGRKQSPRSHNIKPRDLNVLTPTGF encoded by the exons ATGAGCTCTGGGCAGCCCGACGCTCCCG CGCTGGAGCCGGGTGGCGGGCCCCGCTCGGGCAGGATGTCGCTTCCCCTCGGCGTCCCACGCCGCGCCTTCAGCTACGATGATGCCCTGGAGGACACGGCGCCCATGACGCCGCCGCCCGCCGATCTGTGCGCCAGCGTGCTCTGGAAGCAGCCGGTCATCCCCGAGCGCAAGTACCAGGAGCTCTCGAAG GATGATGAAGGGGATGCCAACACGAAACCTGTCATAACTCCTTCATCGTCCACAGAAAGTGTGAACAAGGTGCCTGTGGTGAAGGCCAAGGCCACTCACGTCATCATGAACTCCCTGATCACAA AGCAGACTCAGGAGAGCATCCAGCGCTttgagcagcaggcagggctgagggaagcTGGTTACACACCCCACAAAGGCCTCACCACTGAGGAGACCAAGTACCACCGAGTGGCTGAGGCAGTCCAC AacctgaaaatgcagaatgGAGAGACAACAAAAGATGACAAACAGAATTCTTCTGCTCAGTCCACTCCAAGCAGCACCCCCCACTCCTCCCCCAGTCATAAAAAAAG gggTTGGTTTAGTCAGGGATCCTCTACTTCTATCACTGGCTCAGACTTTGCTATGGAAGGTGGTGCGGACAGATTGTCATCTGAAAGATGGAGCTTTTTTGGACCCAGAGCTGTCCAGAAATCGGCCAGTGATGCAG gAGGGTTTACCATTCAGTCCTATAAGGGTGCCCAGAAGCCATCCCCAATGGAGCTGATGCGTGCTCAGGCAACAAGGATGACAGAGGATTCAGTCACCTTCAAGCCACCCAAAATGGACATTCCAGGCACAGATGGGAGGAAACAATCTCCACGTTCCCACAATATTAAACCTCGGGATCTGAATGTGCTCACTCCCACTGGGTTCTAG